The Antennarius striatus isolate MH-2024 chromosome 8, ASM4005453v1, whole genome shotgun sequence nucleotide sequence ATgagataatttaaaattttaatttaaaattaaaacttaaaagtCAGATCTGGATTTGCAACTCTGTCCATATAGACAAAGGATTTACTGGTGTCAGGTCAGCTCTACTGCTCATACTTTAGGCGGGGTTAGACTAGCCTTCAGCTGTACTGCTATAGGCTTAAACTCCTGGGGGacttcccataatgcattgagctcctttctcctcctctccccctccctctccataCATTCATATCTCATTAGATCAATCATATCACTGACAAGCTCATGTCCCTCAGGTTACAGGTTACGACCTGCTGCTGGGATCATGGATGATACACActaacatcttcatcatcatcatcactattattCCTCTTATTACTCCACTGTCTCTTCTGTTCTCCTCATGGAGAATTGTCAGCTCTCTGAATACAGACTCAGTCCTGCTCTTCCTATGAAGCACCTTGATAAAACTCGTGTTGCAATTTAGTGCTGgtgaatttttaatttctcctgACGTGACCACACCGTAAGAAGACCCACAGTTCATGAGTTGACAAGTGAACAAACTCTTTTAATGAGTAATCCTAAATGTCAAGAGTGACGCATCACAGTTATGCCCTGTGTGTCTTGTGATATTAGGAGTGGATCAGCCCCGTCCTCCTGCAGCAACATGAACTGCAGTCTGTGTGCTACTTTCCACAACCAGCGCTGACTCACCACAGCAGACACAAGTCTGCACAGCAGGGCCGTCTGTGACTCACTGGTATTCTGCCAcacgacttactgccgagatcAAAGTTAACACCTGCAGAATGATCGGAACTCTTGTCATTATTCCCTGacctttttctttctattcACATCTCTCCGTCTCTGTTACTCAGATACCGAGCATTAACGTATCAGAGGGGTTGAAGAGCGTTGACATCCTCAATTAAAAGCACCTTATTCACATGAGGCTGGCTAATTCTGAAGTTCGGGGTGAAGAAAAGCAGCACCTGCAAATGTAAAGCAGTGTCCTCACACATAAACAGCTGGAGCTGCTCCACTCGGGTTCACTAAACCACTGCCTGATAATTAAACGAGCTAATGCTCATCCTGGAGAGCCTGGATTGGTGCAGCTAGGGGAAAATGTCAGCGTCAGAAGCTGACGGTCACTGCAGATCTACATATCCTGCagtcaaaatgtaaaaacactaGTGCTCCTGGACTGgattacccccccccatcccacccctcACCCCTTCCCACTGACATAATGCAGATTGACAACAGCACTATTTATAATAGGAGTTGTTCAACTTGGGAGCGGGGGTCGCCTCTTTGATTAAATGTGGATGTGGAGTGAAAGAAGACAGGCTGAAAGACGAATGGTTTGATCTATGCGTCTAAAAATACCCAGTAtgcttttcttctcctctggatGTTTCTTCACACCCTGCTCTTCTGTGACGAGTTATCCTCGGTGGAGTCAACTAGGGCACCTCTTAAAGGGCGTTATCGCTGGCTTCCGTCAACACATGTGTCATTCATCACCAGTCGTCACTTCGGTTTGATAAACAGTTGGAACAGCAGGAAAATCTCGTTGGATGACTTTTGCTgcatacaatatttatttaactcCAATTTTGTGGTTTGACTTTCATCTTTGATgccatggggttttttttgttttagaactgaaacaattttacaattaagtGCAAAGGTAATGAGTAGAAAATTTAATTCCAATCATCGTAAGGcatcaagtaaaataaaaattgccCAAATTGTACTTTTAGTATTGTTCGTGAATTCACTTTTGTggctgcttgtttatttttgctgaatgtgtgtttgagggGTGTATGTTCAGTCATTGGAgaggctgttgttgttgatctgaTATTACTGTGCAgaccatatttattttttacttccaCAATTTAAAGAGATCCTAAGAAAGACTCTTACACACACTTTGAAAAACACCCATGAAACTCATATAGTCTTCCAAATGTGAAATCCACTGACTATTGATTAGACCAGATGACCAGTTATTGATTCAGCAGAGCTCTGGCTTTGTGTCTCTGCATCAGCTGAAGCATCAAATGACTTTCCTTACGTTCTGTGGTTGCAATACGTGTGTGTGCGAGTatttttgagtgtgtgcataAATGTATATGAATTGACACAAATTCATTCCCACACTGCAAAAAGCCCACAGTCTGCATGCAGGGGAATTAATAGGCCTTTTAGCGCCCAGTATTGCGATCCGTGCGTCCCAGACCTCAGTGACTCATGTTTTAACCATTTCACTGCTCCGCTGCTTTTAGagttgaacacacactgaatacACTCAGACGTTAACTACATCTCTCACACCACCTCACGCTAAGACAACACATTTTGAAGCATGACGCTCACCTTTGTCCATCGTCCATGACGTTTCCGACACGGCGCCGTAGCTCCTCAGCGCGCGTTCGGTGTCCGAAATAGATTTCTTCAATTCCATGTCGACGGAACCAGGATCTAACGAGTCTGTGGGGCAAAATCTCTTCTGTGTGCGTCGCTCCAGAAAGCTCCGTTTCACCCGGTGACAAAGCTCCAGCGACCCGAGACGGTGAGCATCTTTATTCAAGCGCTTCAGTCCCCGAACgtgaggatggaggagaggatgcGGTGCGCATGCGCAGCACGGGCAGGGATGTGAAGAATTTTGGGAGacaacccccaccacccccaaagGAAAGATATAACAACTGGTACCCAGCGGGAGGGGAAGCGCTTTGCGCCATTGGTTTGGTTTTGCCAATTGTTTCCACGTCAGGGAGTCTGTTGCATCAGACAAAATTAGAATAACTGAATCTGAACAGTCTGAACAACTTGAGACACAACTTTGAATTGTTTTCTTAAAGTTTTGAGGAAAGAAGGGAGGTTTTAGTAAGCATTGGTGctccagaaaaaagaaatggttGTGCATTAGTTCATACTAGTACATACCAGCACTCACAACTCGACGATCTGTTCtttttgaataaatgttctatgacgataaaaaaaacacatgactaAATCCTGGATTGCATTTTGTAGTAACATGACTAGAATGCTTCCTGTATGATCCGTcaaactgtattttgttttcacaCTGCACCACACATTAATCACTGTTTtcattaaagatgttttttatGTATTAAATACTATTGTAATTATATTTGATGTGAGCGGACCTCAGTGGCTGAGACGACTCAGTGTTACGAGTTATATTGTCATCTGGTCTGATTCTACGTCACTTCTTTCTCATCTGTTTTGTacaaacatttatgaaaatgacccatttagtgtgtgttttcatgtgttcatgtcatCACCAGATAGAAAGCCTGAAGCATCAACTGATGTTAGGAAGTCATTTTAATATCAACTGTCACTGAAGCAAAGAAACAGCAGaatgacattaaattaattcataaaTTCTTCTACAAAATGATTTGTAcgtcttttaaaatgaatcaaggagacatttgtaatttattcaACAATGAATAGAATTTATCTACACAGTTAATTCAACCCGGACAAAATCATGgtcaaattaatgttttaatagTTGTAAATATCAATGCTGGCAAAAATGACTGAACCTTTGAATGAGACAACCAGTCAATATCGGCTTAAGTGTTCAgcatataaataattaaaaccagCTTCATCACATTAATGTAAGTTATTATACTtagatatttaatttattgtctAAACTCATATCAGATGGTTGTCATGTTGATTTCTGAACCCAAATTCAAAAGCTGAGTTGTTCTGCATACAGTTTAGACTCAACAgcatcattaaaatataaataaaccagTTTTACCTGTCAACACCACTTTAATAATACAAGGAAATAATAGtgaataaatttttaaatattatctgCTTAAGTTTTCAAGAGAGAAAATTATATAAAACATTAAAGAGATGTCATCCAAACCTGGTCAGCAGACATTTGAAATACCCATAATATcttaaatgcaacaaaaatcaTCTTTATAACTATAACAGCTTTAGTTATATAGcgattgttaaaataaaaaacacattcataatTAATTACTGGTATCTCTCAGTTTGGAAATTGGTACCAAAGCACCTTGTAGAGTTCGTAGATAACAGTCGATGCACTTTTTTTGCCGATGAGAGCGATTGTAAAATGATTGAGGGAGTTAAAATTCATACTAATATGTTAGCTGCCCCTCAAAAGACATGAATCTGTTTTACATTCATTCCAGGTCTTCATTTAGGTATAAAAACATGAATCAAATTGTTGTAAATGTAcaatcacaacaacacaacagaaaacaaagcCTGATAGGACATACAACAGAGTAACGATCCAACAATGGAAGTGTAGGAATGAAAGATATTTCCCTCTGAGATGAATCAATTTATGAATATTGGAAATAGACTTCTGCATTTTTAGATTCCACTATAAATAAGTTGCAGCATCATCAGGACTAATtcaagcttcttcttctttttttttttacatttaaccAGTGGCAGGAATTATTGATACCATGAATTGCTTTTTGACGAGTTAATCAAATTCTTCATAGAAGTAACATATAGTGTTTGTAGAAATCTACAACAGATCTTACATTCAGGACATCATAGAATTccattatttatatttcagtgtGTAACTGACACGACTAAGAATATAATTTCAGATATCTAGAATGACATTGATATCAAAATCATCATTGCACATATCTTAAACGACAAAATGATTGAGTTCTGTTGAATGAGTTCTGTTAAAAACCACATAAGTAAAAAGAATATGCCAAGTACGAAGAAGGTGACATGAAGGTGAAGTCGTTTGTGGTGCTCCCATTATTTTTGGCCACTCCCAGCACCATTACCATGACAAAAGTCAACCAGAGGTTGATCAATGAAGAGGTTGTTTCTAGTTCTCACTGGTACGAAAATGCTAATCATAATCCTATGGGGTATGAAAAGTATACAGGGAAACATATTCGAACTGATTTGCTGACATGTCGTAAAATATAGAGAATGATAACTGATTACATTTCCACTCGTCACAGAACTTTTTCAAGGTGTGGAAATTACATACAAATCACTGAAATATTCTTATAGttgcaaaaaataattactgatatctttaattaaattaaatatatttgtatatttattttaactagAGGAATTAAAATAGACTGATGTGAAAATACATATTGTCACGTGTCACAATTATCAAACAAACATTTCCAACCTTGGAATCTAAACCGCTGATAATCAGTCTCActgattaaatgttaaaaaggttTGTGATGCATATTTCTGGTTAAACCCCAGTCAGACTTTGACCCCCAAAGCAGGCAGTGGTGTTACATCATCATCCAAAGGAAGGACCGCTGTCCTCTGACCGGCTGTCTCCTGGTCAGACCTGTTAATGTTTGTCTCCTTTATCACAGTGACTGACTGCACAACTCACTTCTGGACAGGTTCTGgtgctgctgtgctgctgttCTTCTCCTTACAGTCTACCCCTTCCTTCGTGGATTCCGCTTCTCCCTCTGTAGGAGAGAATATCCAAGCCAGAGCAGCGGCCGCTGTGCCGTCGCCGTTCTGGCGCGAGAAGCAAAGGAAGGTGGCCCAGATGAAGGCGCAGCAGCCGGTGAAGATGGTCCGTGTGTAGGGAGGTACCAGGGCAAAATTCAGCAACTGAAGGTGACAGTGaaacattaatttttaatttaaatttttaatttaaatactgATCTGATCCCCGAATGGAAATTAAGAGCGCACTCTAGTTGGTAAATACTtgaaatgcatgcatacatattagtttgtacaggcccctgtagcacacacaaatacacaagggggcctgtaggcatgcagggggaggtagagtgtcgggcagcccctttgtggagcgccctgaatgagcaacttgtaaagagggacggcgccttgctcaagggcgcctcggcattgctccagaggtgagctgacacctcccactgtcagctcacactccaggtgtttttttgggcgggagcaggaatcgaactgccgatcttaggaaaattggacgacccgctctacctcCCGCTCTGgtactgagccactgccacgcCTATTATGGTACACTTATTGATTGTACATGAATATTACATAGTACTGccaatttatttaaatcattttatataATGACAACCgcattttaaataataactcCATTTTTCCACAAATTGACGACAGGTGTAGGGGAACTACTTTACGTcactttttcccttttctttttttccattgcaTTTTAGAAAAGAAGTCAGCGGATTCACTGATTGTAATGCAGGCTGGTAATTAATAATGAGAGTCTTCAaatgtccacttcctgtcaggatcAACATGAGGCTGTcagatttcaaatgattttatgTTCTGAATGACTTGTCAGTGGACCTTTGATATTCAGGTTCCCGAAAGCCAAGAATTGAAATCTGTGCACACGACAGATTAATATTTACCTGCACAAATGGCCAGAACATCAGTCCTGTCTgcaaagagacaaagaaagcaCACACATTTTATACGATTACAAAATGTTAACCTTTGTCACTCATCCAGGGTCActgttgacctctgaccttatTAGTAGAGCATTTGCTCACACAAatcatttattataatataCTAAGTTAGTACAATACAGTTAATTCTGACATCATTTTAGGAACATATTTGGATTCTGGTGATGAGAACATGCTCTCTGCTCCGACCCACCTTATACGTATTGAGGAATTTTTCTCTCCAGTCTTCGGTAATGTCCTCCTTCCCCTCCAGGAAGCTGACACCTGGATGACATGAAAGAGCGATCAGTTCAGTCTGTCTGGAGGTCCTGTTTTCATTTGCTGATAGAAGAGTAGGGCACGACCCACAAATGATGGGCAGCTTTAGGTGCAGATGTAGATCCAgaattcagtatttttttagAACCTTTGTCGGCCGCCGGAACGAACACATGTAGGATTGTTCAGTCGTGGTACAAGCTTTCACTCGACTTGTAACAGTCTACTTCAAATATGATTCTTTGTTGGAATATAACAAAAACATAAAGTTAAATGACTAAatagctgtctgtctgtctatctatcatCTAAAGCAGTgttccccaacccccgggccgctgacctgtaccggtccgtgggtcatttggtaccggacCGCACAGGAAGAATAAATAACTTACATTACtttggtttcatttattttggaatctgaaatatgttttattttggtccTCAACCACCAGGTCGCGACCCGGTACTGGGTCGCGGTTACATTAGGTACCGGGCGCCACAGAAggtttgacttctttttttaattgagtactattctaaagatgttttattttgaaaaatgacgtcagtgtggaatgacgcacagacgaatgcgtgcgtctgtcccgcttgacaggtctcggtcacgtgacaggttaccagccgctacccctaaattaagcacccagAACTGCGACAgcgttctggattaaagtcaaggcagattatcctgagatcacccaaaaagtatcgaaaaccccgtttccatttccaaactcctgtccttgtgaagcgggattttctgcagtgacagtaaagaaaaccaaactgcggtgtagaccggacgtccagaacacacttcaggtgtcattgtaaTCATTATTTGACTTGCTCAcccttctattggaaatgatcaatatttctcctacattgaatgcaccgattgtaagtcgctatatttcaaaatctcattagtgcagtcacttcaattgagtttttaatataattatttcttacaattatttcatatagagatgttgattatcaatttatttttaaaaaaaagttgtttattgtcttttgATGTCTGCGTTTTACTTACAACCAccgcggatgatttattattagactccagctgtcctggcgtcataaacgattatagagcaaatgaagaccggtccgtgaaaatagtCTTAGAtgaaccttttttgcgccacggaccggtttcttGTGGTTGTTGTGTGAAACTTGATATTTCGGTCACACGCTCCAATTCGGGTTCGGTTCTTGGGTCCAAACCGTGACCCTGATCTCTGCCTCTGTTTGGGTCACATGACTCTCTACTTTACACTATAATTAACATGATGATCATCACAACGCGGGCGCAGCGGTTTTGGGTTCATGTCCCAACTTGACAGGCATTCAACGTGTATTCCAGTTAACCATTAAGTGTCCGGCAGGCTCTCAGGGTGACCCCCGAGGACCGGCTGGTCCCACCGACCTGTGTAGAAGACGCTGGTCGCCATGGGCGCCGCCGTGGTCTGGTCCAGCAGCACCTTCCTCACCACCATCCCGGCGGAATTCCCGGGGAACCTCCGCTCCAGAAAGCGCAGCCAAAAGAAATTGAAATTGCCATGGAAACTGAACGCGATGACGGCGACGTTGCGCGTTTGGGTCCAGTCGATTTCGTCCCTGCGGGCGAACCACTGGTGAACGAAGTCCCCCCCCGCGAACAGACAACCGTACAGCGTGACGTTGGTGACCCACGGATACCGACGGGTGTGACTCAGAAACGCTTGAAGCATTCTCCAGCAGTTCTCTCCTAAGTAACGTGTTGGCTGAATTTTACGCGTCTCTTAACGCACTAATGCTGGCGGCTAACGCCGACTATCACCATTTACTGACATCATCTATCCGGTACCGGCTATCTGGACGCCCCCGTTTCATCACAAACGCTTCACTTCCTTCCGGGATTCGATGGGAAAACGTCGCTCACAACACCGATTACACGCGTCGCTTCTTTCGTATACAGGACTGGACGACATCGAGTAGTATCTCCGACAGGTGCCATGGGGCGGTGCGCGTCACCCGACTACCGGGGCAGGACTGCGGATCTGCCGCGACTTTGATGCGGATAAACTGGTCACATTTCTACGCCCACTTTTACGCAGAAATGGTAAAATGCAGGACGCGACCTTGAGCAACCTGCTGAACCTGTCAACGAGTCAACGAGTCAGTCAGATTAACGTGAGATCCTCTGGTGTTCAGTCTATCCATGCATCTGTGGTAGAAAGTAAACCACGTGTTTTGTTTGATTAACACGAcatggacttttttttcttcttaaagaagacctctttaaaataaaagcaaatgtgtCGCATTCCCCACCTGTTTGCTCATACGTCTATAGTgtatcttcctcctcctcctccttccaccaAGGCATGCCTCAAGTAGAACCTCACCTCTTCTATTGAAATGTTAGTCATATCCGTTTAAAATTGTGCCAACAAAGGACTTGACAAAGGCGAAACTCCGTTTTAAAACTGaacatttccatttatttaagAACAGCTGCAGCTTACATTAACAAGTCGCACCAAAAGGCCTCATATCGTTCATGTTTTTAagtacccttttttttttttagttatgaCAAccatttaaatcacatttagcTGATTGACAATAATTCATATCACCTCTTGCAGAAGATGCTttatatacacatttacatatacAGTTTAAATAAGGACTTTCATACTGAGCTGGAGAGAGATGTAATGAAAGATCTTCTGCTCCCATCAGGAAGCTGCACGTAAATCTGTTGGCAGATGAACCTACAAGGTTTTGTTTGGAATGAGCAGGATCACTTGTCCTCTGTACACTCAGTGCTTGACCGGTCAGATGGGTCGTGAATGTGTGGGTATTTAAGttaagacacaaaaaacacacggGTAGACAGGTTCTAGTGTGTCCAACCAGAGGCTCTAGAACTAGACAGTCCTCTCCCAGTCTCCCGTCTCAGTCCTGTGGTAGAGCTGAGGCTGCCCCCCCGGGAACAGGATGTCGGAGTTGGGGTGTTCTATAAGGAACCGGATGGTGGACTTCATGTGCTGGACGAAGTGTGGCGGCTCAGCCTTTGGCGAGGTGGACAAATACTAGCCAATTGAGACACAAGTCAGAATAGAAGAGTACAGCTGTGACGCATACCAAAGGACAAAGTAGataaaccccaaaaaaacatgcTTCCACATCTTTACCTTTAAAATTATGTCATCTTTTTGTGACAACCAAAAGCCGATATCCATATTTGGAGACCAATTGCAAGGTCCGATTTTAACCAGTCCTTGACTCGAGTCATATATATCGATCATCTGCAATACAACAAAAATCCATGTGTGGTTTAATTGTTACATcttgcttcaaagcggtgatgtattgtaaatgtcagtgtttgtgtgttcattcatctgttcgttcgtatgtccaccaattATCTTCAGAACCATTGCAGATACGAAGATGACATAacaagcacattactcgggcggcaaatgaaaatgagatgatgaccttgagaaatctaggtcaagatcaaatttcaacttttgtacactcaggaaccggataagatagaaagacaagggagaaggccaatgtgagctgcatgtgaaatgtttgctgttatttcatgttttgtaatACCTGTCCTCCAGTGAACGTCCTCGCAGATCGCAGCTCCTCTCCCGGTCCTTTGTAAGTAAATGATGAAGGGAATACATCCCCAGTTTTAACATTTACACCTGTGCAGAAACAGGTGTAAATGTTAGAGGTCACATGCAATGAAGACACGGCATTCCATGTCTCATATTTGTTGCTTACCAATTCCATATATGACTGGCCTGTGAGATCCATCAACAACAATGTCATTCATTTCTAAAAATACAGAAACCAGGACGGTGAGCTTACTAACATATTTAACAATTGCAAACAGATCCAAAAAGCCGTCTATGTTACCAGTGATGCAACATGTTTCCAGATGAATTTCCTCCTTCTGCTTCTGGAATGATCCTGTAAAGTGAAAAAGGATCTTCCTGAGtgcaatgaaaatcaaaaactaCCTAGATAACATTAAAATGAGAATTTGACagtattttaactttaaatgaTGATACCCAGAATGTTAAGGCTGAGTTTATGGGACGTTTTTGAGTCATCGTTGAATCCTCCGACGAGATGGAGCTCGAGTCTgcataaaataaatcaacagtAAGACGAGAACATCTGAAGGGcttgtgtgcttttattttgtttgtgagtTTCATACCTGCCTGGTTCACAGTTTTGACTCAGTGATGAGACGGCTTCAACAAAGAGTGGAATTTCAGACCAGGTGTCGGATCCATCACAGTGAGCGAGGCAAACTGCTCCACTTCCTTTAATTGAATCACGTCAAAAGCTTTAAATTATCATTTggtagatagatatagatagaatAAGGTACACTGTATTA carries:
- the ntan1 gene encoding protein N-terminal asparagine amidohydrolase isoform X2, with the protein product MPLFIQNREVGGINSTAELFDKYPHLQENGRAFRCKPLVHVDPKCLLYVHQREFAATTPADNCVSIIGSEDATTCHLVVLRHTGSGAVCLAHCDGSDTWSEIPLFVEAVSSLSQNCEPGRLELHLVGGFNDDSKTSHKLSLNILGSFQKQKEEIHLETCCITEMNDIVVDGSHRPVIYGIGVNVKTGDVFPSSFTYKGPGEELRSARTFTGGQMIDIYDSSQGLVKIGPCNWSPNMDIGFWLSQKDDIILKYLSTSPKAEPPHFVQHMKSTIRFLIEHPNSDILFPGGQPQLYHRTETGDWERTV
- the LOC137600862 gene encoding mpv17-like protein; amino-acid sequence: MLQAFLSHTRRYPWVTNVTLYGCLFAGGDFVHQWFARRDEIDWTQTRNVAVIAFSFHGNFNFFWLRFLERRFPGNSAGMVVRKVLLDQTTAAPMATSVFYTGVSFLEGKEDITEDWREKFLNTYKTGLMFWPFVQLLNFALVPPYTRTIFTGCCAFIWATFLCFSRQNGDGTAAAALAWIFSPTEGEAESTKEGVDCKEKNSSTAAPEPVQK
- the ntan1 gene encoding protein N-terminal asparagine amidohydrolase isoform X1 is translated as MPLFIQNREVGGINSTAELFDKYPHLQENGRAFRCKPLVHVDPKCLLYVHQREFAATTPADNCVSIIGSEDATTCHLVVLRHTGSGAVCLAHCDGSDTWSEIPLFVEAVSSLSQNCEPGRLELHLVGGFNDDSKTSHKLSLNILGSFQKQKEEIHLETCCITGNIDGFLDLFAIVKYVSKLTVLVSVFLEMNDIVVDGSHRPVIYGIGVNVKTGDVFPSSFTYKGPGEELRSARTFTGGQMIDIYDSSQGLVKIGPCNWSPNMDIGFWLSQKDDIILKYLSTSPKAEPPHFVQHMKSTIRFLIEHPNSDILFPGGQPQLYHRTETGDWERTV